Proteins from a single region of Corylus avellana chromosome ca11, CavTom2PMs-1.0:
- the LOC132165135 gene encoding LOW QUALITY PROTEIN: RNA polymerase I termination factor-like (The sequence of the model RefSeq protein was modified relative to this genomic sequence to represent the inferred CDS: substituted 1 base at 1 genomic stop codon) — translation MKKLGTVQNEDVNEEAYTHVRNKEKQKEQKKKKKKAKLEINDDGKEFEKAREKDKRINDGEEVGELREVLKETNKIGEENMNLRMNDNKDSELGIRREKKKKHRVEKRVASYMNEFLEDNNNMEELVKGQGVEDNGVNARSPRNEMGERIVHAISAEDGDKDVKPKKNKKKKKEKEKKRKAKSDKQVSEQNDDKGVARTKKGVGNIYENSTTGGTSKRVRFSDHLEGFTLSDGPIDAKNDDNDGLLRGKRFSQEEDEMVKQAVFHYIAVHSLGDEGLNMVLHCKSHSELKNCWKEIGADLPWRPPESVYHRAHVLFERGEKRKWTPEEYELIRSYHEKHGSEWKKLADKLGKHRFHVKDTWRRIRLPNMKKGRWEQDXYQILFGLVNMDLRMKALEEKKEKNSKHGMLRDDLSWEAISNKFRTRSSVLCCQKWYDQLTSPMVREGIWANTDDYHLIDAIYNLDAFCIQDVDWDNLLEDRSGDVCRERWDQMVKHIGEHASKSFAEQVEILSQRYCTDVLEARENCDSKPAV, via the exons ATGAAGAAATTGGGGACTGTTCAAAATGAAGATGTGAATGAGGAGGCTTATACACATGTAAGGAATAAGGAAAAGCAGAAggaacaaaagaagaagaagaagaaggcaaaATTGGAAATTAATGACGACGGGAAGGAATTTGAGAAGGCTAGAGAGAAGGATAAGAGAATTAATGATGGTGAGGAAGTTGGTGAACTTAgagaggttttgaaggaaaCCAACAAGATAGGAGAAGAGAACATGAACCTAAGAATGAATGACAACAAGGATTCTGAGTTGGGaataagaagagagaagaaaaagaagcatcGAGTGGAAAAGAGGGTGGCTTCCTATATGAATGAATTCCTTGAGGATAATAACAATATGGAAGAGCTAGTTAAGGGGCAG GGAGTTGAAGATAATGGAGTTAATGCACGTTCACCTAGGAATGAGATGGGGGAGAGAATTGTGCACGCCATTAGTGCAGAAGATGGAGACAAGGATGTGAAGccaaagaagaacaagaagaagaagaaggagaaggagaagaagaggaaggcCAAGTCAGATAAACAGGTTTCAGAACAAAATGATGATAAAGGGGTGGCAAGAACCAAAAAAGGTGTTGGGAATATTTATGAAAATTCTACAACTGGGGGCACATCTAAGAGAGTAAGATTCTCTGATCATTTGGAGGGTTTTACTTTATCTGATGGTCCAATTGATGCAAAGAATGATGACAATGATGGATTATTACGGGGTAAGAGGTTTTCacaagaagaagatgagatGGTTAAACAGGCTGTTTTCCACTACATAGCAGTACATAGCTTAGGTGATGAAGGCCTAAATATGGTTCTTCACTGTAAATCTCACtctgaattaaaaaattgttggaAGGAAATAGGAGCAGACTTACCTTGGAGGCCTCCCGAGAGCGTATATCATCGAGCCCATGTTTTGTTCGAAAGGGGTGAGAAGCGTAAATGGACCCCTGAAGAGTATGAACTTATCCGTAGTTACCATGAAAAACATGGATCAGAGTGGAAAAAGTTGGCTGATAAACTTGGCAAACATAGGTTTCATGTAAAGGATACATGGCGTAGAATAAGATTGCCAAATATGAAGAAAGGGCGTTGGGAACAAGATTAGTACCAAATCTTATTTGGCTTAGTTAACATGGATCTGCGCATGAAGGccttggaagaaaagaaagaaaaaaactcgAAGCACGGTATGTTGCGAGATGATCTCTCTTGGGAAGCCATTAGTAACAAGTTCAGAACCAGAAGCAGTGTTCTTTGCTGCCAGAAATGGTATGACCAATTAACATCACCTATGGTGCGTGAAGGTATATGGGCCAACACTGATGACTACCACCTGATAGATGCTATTTATAACTTGGATGCTTTCTGCATACAAGATGTGGACTGGGATAATCTGCTTGAGGATAGGTCTGGAGATGTATGTCGAGAGCGATGGGACCAAATGGTCAAACACATTGGTGAGCATGCCAGCAAGTCATTTGCTGAACAAGTTGAAATCCTATCACAACGGTATTGCACAGATGTACTTGAAGCAAGAGAGAACTGTGACAGCAAGCCTGCAGTTTAG
- the LOC132166618 gene encoding vesicle-associated membrane protein 711-like, with translation MGILYGMLARGNVVLAEFSATPTNASAIARQILERAQQGIEDSNASYSHDRYIFHVKRTDGLTVLCMTDNAFGRRIPFAFLEDIHQKFVKTYGRAILSAPAYAMNEEFSRILSQEMDHYSNDPNTDRLNRLKGEMSQVRSVMIDNIEKVLDRGDRLALLVEKTTTLQGGAVRFKRHSHRFKNTLWWRNAKLTCSLVFVLLIIIYVVLAFLCHGPLLASCLK, from the exons ATGGGGATATTGTATGGCATGCTGGCCAGGGGCAACGTCGTGTTGGCGGAGTTCAGCGCCACGCCGACGAATGCGAGTGCAATAGCGAGGCAGATTCTGGAGAGAGCGCAGCAGGGGATCGAAGATAGCAATGCCTCCTACTCCCATGATCGCTACATTTTTCACGTGAAAAGAACAGACGGCCTAACCGTTCTTTGCATGACCGACAACGCCTTTGGAC GGAGAATCCCTTTTGCATTTCTTGAAGATATTCATCAAAAGTTTGTGAAGACTTATGGCCGTGCTATTCTTTCTGCTCCTGCTTATGCTATGAATGAAGAATTCTCAAGGATCTTGAGCCAGGAGATGGACCACTACTCAAATGATCCCAACACTGACAGGTTAAATCGTTTGAAGGGTGAAATGAGTCAG GTGCGAAGCGTGATGATTGACAATATTGAAAAAGTGTTGGACAGGGGAGACCGATTGGCCTTGCTGGTTGAGAAAACTACCACTTTGCAAGGGGGCGCAGTTCGCTTCAAAAGGCATTCACATCGATTCAAAAATACTTTGTGGTGGAGAAATGCCAAGCTCAC GTGTTCCTTGGTATTTGTTCTCTTGATCATCATTTATGTTGTGCTTGCATTTCTCTGTCATGGTCCCTTGCTGGCTTCTTGCTTGAAGTAA